One segment of Methanolinea mesophila DNA contains the following:
- a CDS encoding VWA domain-containing protein — protein sequence MNGARLIALGLLAALLLLGSASALVPDQVLWGINKEWVVANGSDTAIIQAFVTNQSAGINGLAVMFSVNNSVFGTLNPTTTITSDGAAETVFRTGTKSGVANITATIFYRVNQSDITEPTKTKTWNYLLNIDHAPPFELASYTVPSEIQVGSAGNLTLFYTDRYGNPVDNRHFVEEVYFEVSSPDTTPPAGMAHFTGANPPGTAIQVLVDGQGRVNVQLIASTTPGTNVVLAHPVPPLFGDVPDRYFFIQAVANATPVSLTQFFNPEGYLGQPPRQYADGVSLYQIVYLVQDRFGNGVQNSPIRVTTSIPGEEQTVYTNQFGQALLTYGPKTSIGHITVSAQSLANQTLQVEKEVWFVSQQAVDMQFSAQPESMPSRDVLSWAPGELRAKVIDENGNPVEGEPVTFSLGPPIYNEPYNVTSSPSLSATSALSDADGFAVVNFIPGGFSVNSSDPLYDPTATGEAVVTAHWENTTSGYSATNQLTLSWKNYPYLSITALVSPETVNVSDVVEVFIQLRGDGWALQPDPIDVILTTDRSGSMLYDNPDRMYSVREAGKVFLDNLSEVRDRAGLVSFGMNGYIPRPGYNSGLSTSYINNVYVYPRTYDGYATYDRNLTNDFPSVKSELDLIVPDYATPMREAIRLSIERLNETNRPKAIKAIVLLSDGDYNFYGDPLARGTGYSAYSPDNSRFSDLTTNYYIYPGLGSGQFSNQNMSVYAKNSGIKIYTIAFANSISSGGRDVLQKLALFTGGKYYEASATNIADVYTAIAGELRTEAGVNTQMDLDYGQVEVNNELVAMNETYRVFDYIGDGTTSTRIHSYNDTTTFVNTVINQSSQWNNPANPYHLFFDVGTVRLGQVWEATYKLRVLVDGNINVFGPLSTIVFNNGESTLPLPATFITAVPGQVTTGITPGELNITNVTPGSDENQGGIEYVTWTWDRHYTGVLQVTEIYHVSNDGGQQWIQIGTRVLTPEEANQPGEFSYPLVLLPPGEVLFRVVANAIDAPGPVIGTPPPAPPAGQPTQTAYIHLI from the coding sequence ATGAACGGTGCAAGACTCATTGCACTTGGGCTCCTGGCCGCTCTGCTTTTACTCGGATCCGCCTCCGCCCTGGTGCCTGACCAAGTACTATGGGGCATCAACAAGGAATGGGTGGTGGCGAACGGGTCCGATACCGCGATCATCCAGGCTTTCGTCACCAACCAGAGTGCCGGGATCAACGGGCTTGCGGTCATGTTCTCGGTGAACAACTCGGTCTTCGGGACCCTGAACCCTACCACGACGATCACCTCGGACGGGGCCGCGGAGACGGTGTTCCGGACCGGGACGAAGAGCGGAGTGGCGAATATCACCGCGACCATCTTTTACCGGGTCAACCAGTCCGATATCACCGAACCGACCAAGACCAAGACCTGGAACTACCTCTTGAACATCGACCATGCGCCTCCCTTCGAACTCGCGTCCTACACCGTCCCTTCCGAGATCCAGGTGGGGTCGGCCGGGAACCTCACCCTCTTCTATACCGACCGGTACGGCAACCCGGTCGATAACCGCCATTTCGTCGAGGAGGTCTACTTCGAGGTGTCATCTCCCGATACGACCCCTCCTGCCGGAATGGCCCATTTCACCGGGGCGAACCCCCCGGGGACGGCCATCCAGGTCCTGGTAGACGGGCAGGGGAGGGTGAACGTCCAGCTGATCGCGAGCACCACTCCGGGGACCAACGTGGTCCTCGCCCACCCGGTCCCCCCGCTCTTCGGCGACGTCCCTGACCGGTATTTCTTCATCCAGGCGGTGGCGAACGCGACCCCCGTCTCCCTGACCCAGTTCTTCAACCCCGAGGGATACCTCGGCCAGCCTCCCCGGCAGTACGCCGACGGGGTGAGCCTCTACCAGATCGTATACCTGGTACAGGACCGGTTCGGAAACGGGGTGCAGAATTCCCCCATCAGGGTGACCACCTCGATCCCCGGGGAGGAGCAGACCGTATACACGAACCAGTTCGGCCAGGCCCTGCTGACCTACGGGCCGAAGACCTCCATCGGGCATATCACGGTCTCAGCCCAGTCCCTGGCGAACCAGACCCTCCAGGTGGAAAAAGAGGTCTGGTTCGTAAGCCAGCAGGCCGTGGACATGCAATTCTCCGCCCAGCCGGAATCGATGCCCAGCAGGGACGTGCTCTCCTGGGCTCCGGGAGAACTCCGTGCCAAGGTGATCGACGAGAACGGTAACCCGGTCGAGGGCGAACCGGTTACCTTCAGCCTTGGCCCCCCGATCTACAACGAGCCGTACAATGTGACCTCGAGCCCCTCTCTCTCGGCCACGAGCGCACTCTCCGATGCCGACGGGTTCGCGGTGGTGAACTTCATCCCCGGAGGTTTTTCCGTCAACTCGTCAGACCCCCTCTACGACCCGACCGCGACCGGCGAGGCGGTGGTCACGGCCCACTGGGAGAATACCACTTCGGGGTATTCGGCGACCAACCAGCTCACCCTCTCCTGGAAGAATTATCCTTATCTGAGCATCACAGCCCTGGTATCCCCTGAGACGGTGAATGTCTCCGACGTGGTGGAGGTATTCATCCAGCTCCGGGGGGACGGGTGGGCGCTGCAGCCGGACCCGATCGACGTGATCCTGACCACCGACCGGTCGGGGAGCATGCTCTACGACAATCCCGACCGGATGTACTCCGTCAGGGAGGCGGGCAAGGTCTTCCTCGACAACCTGAGCGAAGTCCGTGACCGTGCAGGCCTGGTCTCGTTCGGCATGAACGGGTACATTCCCCGTCCAGGGTATAACTCGGGGCTGTCCACGTCGTACATCAATAATGTCTACGTCTATCCGCGGACCTACGACGGCTATGCCACATACGACAGGAACCTGACCAACGACTTCCCGTCGGTGAAGTCAGAGCTCGACCTGATCGTCCCGGACTACGCCACCCCTATGCGGGAAGCGATCCGGCTCTCCATCGAGAGACTGAACGAAACGAATCGTCCGAAAGCCATCAAGGCGATCGTCCTCCTCTCGGACGGCGACTACAACTTCTATGGCGACCCGCTGGCCCGTGGCACCGGGTACTCCGCGTATTCCCCCGACAACAGCAGGTTCTCCGACCTGACCACGAATTATTACATTTACCCCGGGCTCGGTTCGGGACAGTTCTCTAACCAGAATATGTCAGTGTATGCGAAGAACTCGGGGATCAAGATCTATACCATCGCCTTTGCAAATTCCATATCTTCAGGAGGAAGGGACGTCCTCCAGAAACTCGCCCTGTTCACCGGTGGAAAATACTACGAAGCGAGCGCCACGAACATCGCGGACGTGTACACCGCCATCGCAGGGGAACTCCGTACGGAGGCGGGAGTCAATACCCAGATGGACCTCGACTACGGCCAGGTCGAGGTGAACAACGAACTGGTGGCCATGAACGAGACCTACCGCGTCTTCGATTACATAGGGGACGGTACGACCTCCACCCGGATCCACTCCTACAACGATACCACCACCTTCGTCAATACGGTCATCAACCAGAGCAGCCAGTGGAATAACCCCGCGAATCCCTATCATTTGTTCTTCGACGTGGGGACGGTCAGGCTTGGCCAGGTCTGGGAAGCGACCTACAAACTGCGGGTGCTGGTGGACGGGAACATCAATGTCTTCGGCCCGTTGTCTACCATCGTCTTCAACAACGGGGAATCCACCCTCCCCCTGCCCGCGACCTTCATCACCGCGGTTCCCGGGCAGGTCACCACCGGGATTACACCCGGAGAACTGAACATCACCAACGTGACCCCCGGCTCGGACGAGAACCAGGGGGGCATCGAATACGTCACCTGGACCTGGGACCGGCACTATACCGGCGTGCTGCAGGTGACCGAGATCTACCATGTCTCCAATGACGGGGGCCAGCAGTGGATCCAGATAGGGACCCGGGTGCTCACCCCCGAAGAGGCGAATCAGCCCGGCGAGTTCAGCTATCCCCTGGTACTCCTTCCTCCCGGGGAGGTCCTCTTCAGGGTGGTCGCCAACGCGATCGATGCCCCTGGACCGGTGATAGGGACCCCGCCGCCTGCCCCGCCCGCAGGACAGCCGACACAGACCGCGTATATCCATCTCATATAA
- a CDS encoding DUF7287 family protein has product MIGDSGQLSIDFLIGFSIFMITIIATATFASGLLAGLQSKSVDFDAVAYRTGVILAEDPGQPNAFPGVVVLEPVNEWEFVGRSQKDLVLRFGLSNYKSTPLIFSPTKLDAFDNSEIYDIPLDYQTRMIFGNYPYHYNVTVSTLDGTVLSQVGEPFNYYSTYGRIRRVVLVKEPGEAVFDAGMYAYSPPDSLPFRIYIRSAELFDSRRGPTYWIDPMKEELRINLTGLSSASVNGTDVTLYSLSYSYYSNISGGYISPPGNSLLTYATTDKGTSTNRIQDYVYLDIPAGYFIGKVSEIAGNQVTLRINYDFGSTARFNATSPLQANYATPLPGPPPRPDLVPAIMEVRIW; this is encoded by the coding sequence ATGATCGGCGATTCAGGCCAGCTGTCTATCGACTTCCTCATCGGTTTCAGTATCTTCATGATCACGATCATAGCCACGGCAACCTTCGCGTCGGGTCTTCTCGCGGGGCTCCAGAGCAAGAGCGTGGACTTCGATGCCGTCGCATACCGCACGGGGGTGATCCTCGCCGAGGACCCGGGCCAGCCGAACGCGTTTCCTGGAGTGGTGGTTCTCGAACCGGTCAACGAGTGGGAGTTCGTGGGGAGGTCCCAGAAGGACCTCGTGCTCAGGTTCGGATTGTCCAACTACAAGAGCACGCCTCTGATATTTTCGCCGACCAAACTTGACGCGTTCGATAATTCGGAGATCTACGATATCCCGCTGGACTATCAGACAAGGATGATCTTTGGGAACTATCCCTATCACTACAACGTAACCGTGAGTACACTAGACGGGACCGTGCTCTCCCAGGTGGGCGAACCGTTCAACTACTACTCCACTTATGGCCGCATCCGGAGAGTGGTCCTGGTAAAAGAGCCGGGAGAAGCGGTGTTCGACGCCGGGATGTACGCGTACTCTCCCCCTGATTCCCTCCCGTTCCGCATCTACATCCGTTCCGCAGAGCTGTTCGACTCCCGCAGGGGGCCCACGTACTGGATAGACCCGATGAAGGAGGAGCTCCGGATAAATCTCACGGGTCTCTCTTCAGCGTCGGTGAACGGGACCGATGTGACTCTTTATTCGCTCAGTTATTCCTATTATTCCAATATTTCAGGGGGTTACATCTCCCCGCCGGGGAACAGCCTCCTCACCTATGCAACGACCGATAAGGGGACGTCGACGAACCGGATACAAGACTACGTGTACCTCGATATCCCGGCGGGGTACTTCATCGGGAAGGTGTCAGAGATCGCAGGAAACCAGGTCACCCTCCGGATAAACTATGACTTCGGAAGCACTGCGAGATTTAACGCCACCAGTCCGCTGCAGGCGAACTATGCCACCCCCCTCCCCGGCCCTCCGCCACGGCCGGATCTGGTCCCCGCCATCATGGAGGTCCGCATATGGTGA
- a CDS encoding DUF7288 family protein codes for MVNRDEGQVYTIEGIAASVLLVITVYTVLSTTTILTPGDTHIIDLHLEQTGNDVLAVMDTPDYYSDISGTYNESALAFSIRTGDEAGFGSQFSTLADTTTLPDHPDRIKYNATVYYRNATSGQVEGHPFGGDLYRRENAVKVTRWVYLDGSAPLPGYLDPRSQSVLLEVLLWR; via the coding sequence ATGGTGAACAGGGACGAGGGGCAGGTCTACACTATCGAGGGGATCGCCGCCTCGGTGCTGCTGGTAATCACGGTGTACACGGTCCTCTCCACAACCACGATCCTCACCCCGGGGGACACGCACATCATCGACCTCCATCTCGAGCAGACCGGAAACGACGTGCTCGCGGTGATGGATACTCCTGATTATTACAGCGATATCTCCGGGACTTATAACGAGAGCGCTCTTGCCTTCTCTATCCGCACCGGGGACGAGGCCGGGTTCGGGTCGCAGTTCTCTACGCTCGCCGACACCACCACGCTCCCTGACCACCCCGACAGGATAAAGTACAATGCTACGGTGTATTACCGGAACGCCACGTCCGGACAGGTGGAGGGGCACCCGTTCGGCGGGGACCTGTACCGGAGGGAAAACGCGGTGAAGGTGACCAGGTGGGTATATCTCGATGGATCGGCGCCGCTGCCCGGGTACCTCGACCCGCGGTCGCAGTCGGTGCTCCTGGAGGTGCTGCTGTGGCGGTGA